A DNA window from Desulfurobacterium atlanticum contains the following coding sequences:
- the alr gene encoding alanine racemase: MLRWAEIYLNRLKNNYNSLKKFTGRKKIIAVVKANAYGHGSVPVSLFLERETDVDMFAVATIDEGKELREGGVKSPILVMSNPLIEGVDEVKELNLTPVVFDFESLEIAVKNGIGFHLKVDTGMGRLGFLPYQWESVLEKLDFSLLKGVMSHFADSDTDVEFTRYQYNMFIPLIKKVLSVKKVAVHIDNSGAVPLSLDGLLTHSRIGLALYGSKPYPDFPVPVEQVMEVKSKVIDVKTLPPDWGVSYGRTYITRKSEKIAVVAFGYADGFIRSLSNNWQVKINGCFAPVIGRICMDMTVVSVERIDTKVGDEVVITDRALTFDKMAEKAGTISYEIMCDISPRVKRIFFEREDGKILSRF, encoded by the coding sequence ATGCTGAGATGGGCTGAAATCTATCTTAATAGGCTTAAGAACAATTACAACTCTTTAAAAAAATTTACAGGAAGAAAGAAAATAATTGCCGTTGTTAAAGCAAATGCTTACGGCCACGGCAGTGTTCCCGTTTCCCTTTTTCTTGAGAGGGAAACAGATGTTGATATGTTTGCTGTTGCGACTATTGATGAAGGAAAGGAACTTAGAGAAGGGGGAGTAAAAAGCCCGATTCTTGTTATGAGCAATCCTTTAATTGAAGGTGTTGATGAGGTAAAAGAGCTTAATTTGACCCCCGTAGTTTTTGATTTTGAAAGTCTTGAAATAGCTGTAAAAAATGGTATAGGTTTTCACCTTAAAGTTGATACAGGTATGGGAAGATTAGGATTTCTTCCTTATCAGTGGGAGAGTGTTCTTGAAAAGCTGGATTTTTCACTTCTTAAAGGGGTTATGAGCCATTTTGCAGATTCTGATACTGATGTTGAGTTTACACGTTATCAGTATAATATGTTTATACCGCTTATTAAAAAAGTTCTGTCTGTTAAAAAGGTTGCTGTTCATATAGATAACAGTGGGGCTGTTCCTCTTTCTCTTGACGGACTTTTAACCCATTCAAGGATAGGCCTTGCTCTTTACGGGAGTAAACCGTATCCTGATTTTCCTGTTCCGGTTGAGCAGGTCATGGAGGTTAAATCAAAAGTTATAGATGTGAAAACGCTACCTCCAGATTGGGGTGTTTCTTACGGAAGAACGTATATTACAAGAAAGAGTGAAAAGATAGCGGTTGTTGCTTTTGGTTATGCCGATGGATTTATCCGTTCACTTTCAAACAACTGGCAGGTAAAGATAAACGGTTGTTTTGCTCCTGTTATTGGAAGAATCTGCATGGATATGACTGTTGTTTCTGTTGAAAGGATTGATACAAAGGTTGGTGATGAAGTTGTTATTACAGACAGAGCTCTTACTTTTGATAAAATGGCTGAGAAAGCGGGAACCATATCTTATGAAATTATGTGTGATATAAGTCCCAGGGTTAAAAGGATTTTCTTTGAGAGGGAAGATGGAAAGATACTATCTCGTTTTTGA
- a CDS encoding 50S ribosomal protein L11 methyltransferase, translated as MERYYLVFDFAIPFQMRDIADGMFFEAGCKGVEDLKEENGIYYVRVYFDGNADFHPEETPLKEYLIGSFRIEEQDWNENWKEHFKPVEIGKSIVVVPSWLKEEFNPEDRIPIYIYPGQTFGTGSHESTKLMMKLMEEYVFPDCSFLDVGSGSGILSILAKKLGAGKVVACDIQKEAKDELELNSLINGVSGVEFVHGSVDRVKGQFDIVVANIEKHLLLPIFPEIVRKVSQTLLISGILESQESDMVKEIEKHGFTVEKVERENGWIAVAARK; from the coding sequence ATGGAAAGATACTATCTCGTTTTTGATTTTGCCATACCATTTCAGATGAGAGATATTGCTGATGGAATGTTTTTTGAAGCAGGTTGCAAAGGGGTGGAGGATTTAAAGGAGGAGAACGGAATTTATTATGTAAGAGTTTATTTTGATGGGAATGCTGATTTTCATCCTGAAGAGACTCCACTTAAAGAGTATCTTATAGGTTCTTTTCGTATAGAGGAGCAGGACTGGAATGAGAACTGGAAGGAGCATTTTAAACCTGTTGAAATAGGAAAATCTATCGTTGTTGTTCCTTCCTGGCTTAAGGAAGAGTTTAATCCAGAGGATAGAATTCCCATTTACATCTATCCAGGTCAGACATTTGGTACAGGGAGTCATGAGTCAACAAAACTTATGATGAAGCTTATGGAAGAGTATGTTTTTCCAGATTGTTCTTTTCTTGATGTTGGAAGCGGTAGTGGTATTCTTTCAATTCTTGCAAAGAAGCTTGGTGCAGGGAAGGTTGTGGCGTGTGATATTCAAAAAGAGGCAAAGGATGAACTTGAATTAAATTCGCTGATAAACGGTGTTTCAGGTGTTGAGTTTGTTCACGGAAGTGTTGATAGAGTTAAAGGACAGTTTGATATTGTTGTTGCAAACATAGAGAAACACCTGCTTCTTCCAATTTTTCCGGAAATTGTCCGAAAAGTTTCGCAAACTCTCCTTATTTCCGGGATTCTTGAATCCCAGGAAAGTGATATGGTGAAAGAGATTGAAAAACATGGTTTTACCGTAGAAAAAGTTGAAAGGGAAAATGGATGGATAGCTGTAGCTGCCAGAAAGTAA
- a CDS encoding PHP domain-containing protein produces MDSCSCQKVNVDLHMHTTCSDGTDSPGEIVKLAASKNLKVISITDHDTVSGVQKAVEVAKREGIEFIPGIEVTADTSFLPSDAEFHILGYFIDIESSAIKELVEFFSKTREKRNRLLIERLEDAGYDIHYEDVESLFGKNFGKPNIVTLLVEKKIVPTRKEAFSLIKKYRVKREKLDYREIFRLLKEANGIPVVAHPPTLKIPRNYYLSFFTKLKEEGLEGVEIIHSIHTPADVEALKGVVKELSLLSTGGSDYHGYNKPDIALGMLNIKLEDLNFGIFTGV; encoded by the coding sequence ATGGATAGCTGTAGCTGCCAGAAAGTAAATGTTGACCTTCATATGCATACAACCTGTTCAGACGGGACAGATTCTCCTGGAGAGATTGTTAAGCTTGCCGCTTCAAAAAATCTGAAAGTTATAAGTATTACCGATCATGATACGGTTTCAGGTGTTCAAAAAGCTGTAGAGGTAGCAAAGAGAGAAGGGATAGAATTTATTCCGGGAATAGAAGTTACTGCAGATACCTCTTTCCTGCCCTCTGATGCGGAGTTTCATATACTCGGATACTTTATAGACATAGAATCTTCTGCCATAAAGGAGCTTGTTGAGTTTTTCTCTAAGACGAGAGAGAAGAGAAACAGGCTTTTAATAGAAAGGCTTGAAGATGCAGGTTATGATATTCACTATGAAGATGTTGAATCGTTGTTTGGTAAAAACTTTGGGAAACCGAACATTGTTACTCTTCTTGTTGAAAAAAAGATTGTTCCTACAAGAAAGGAAGCTTTTTCTCTTATTAAGAAATACAGGGTGAAAAGAGAAAAGCTTGATTACAGAGAGATTTTCAGGCTTTTAAAAGAGGCAAACGGTATTCCTGTTGTTGCCCATCCGCCTACTCTTAAAATTCCAAGAAATTACTATCTATCTTTTTTCACGAAACTGAAAGAGGAAGGTCTTGAAGGTGTTGAGATAATTCATTCTATCCATACGCCTGCAGATGTTGAAGCTTTAAAAGGTGTTGTAAAAGAACTTTCTCTCCTTTCCACAGGTGGCAGTGATTACCACGGTTATAATAAACCGGACATAGCTCTTGGTATGCTTAATATAAAACTTGAAGATTTAAATTTCGGGATTTTCACCGGGGTGTGA